The Leptospirales bacterium genome includes a region encoding these proteins:
- a CDS encoding TolC family protein, producing MPRSLIATATAFLLLLTAAPLRLLQAQTAPGGGEALSFETLAALVEQNSLRLQSARGEEEAARLARDRLARHWLPRLYIDSRLYRTNDALASFGARLQERQVESADLSLPATPLEIYQNSANFLRPDTLNHPAPSSHGTAGAGIEWRFYEGGASDAAARAAQQQALARMLDRRQTALAEYAGAAIAYSELLSVDRENGGVLELRSASARILRGYQLGAASNPVGRAGLLALQAHDNRLQARLLEHEALRKSARESLAVAAGDLPSGWALRSENPMDFADRCFPQDIVEAEETPSLALQSALANADAARAQAEGSENVLRPQAGVFGEARYNAGARGAADSYQFGLYFKMNLYSPVESGLSAEARARADAAETRARDAARREAAQRRSYRESLVALRKGLLLIQENQRLLAQQSLTALRLYRDGAITALQLADAHSRRADVLFEQARVEREYVRLRAALYLLNGANISQRQESQP from the coding sequence ATGCCGCGAAGTTTGATTGCGACGGCGACCGCGTTCCTGCTGCTGCTAACAGCGGCGCCGCTGCGCCTGCTCCAGGCGCAAACTGCACCGGGCGGAGGGGAAGCGTTATCCTTCGAAACGCTGGCGGCGCTGGTGGAACAGAATTCCTTGCGCTTGCAATCGGCGCGAGGAGAGGAAGAGGCCGCTCGTCTGGCGCGCGACCGTTTGGCCCGGCACTGGCTCCCGCGCTTGTATATAGATAGCCGCCTCTATCGCACCAACGACGCGCTGGCCAGTTTTGGCGCGCGGCTTCAGGAGCGGCAGGTTGAATCTGCCGACCTGAGTTTGCCAGCTACGCCGCTTGAGATATATCAGAATAGCGCCAACTTCCTTAGACCTGATACGCTCAATCATCCAGCCCCTTCTTCGCACGGCACGGCCGGCGCCGGCATCGAGTGGCGCTTCTACGAAGGCGGCGCGAGTGATGCCGCTGCGCGCGCCGCGCAGCAACAGGCGCTTGCCCGGATGCTTGATCGCAGGCAAACGGCGCTTGCCGAGTATGCGGGAGCGGCCATCGCCTATTCGGAACTCCTGTCCGTGGATCGGGAAAATGGAGGCGTCCTCGAACTGCGAAGCGCATCGGCGCGCATTCTGCGCGGCTATCAGCTGGGCGCCGCCAGCAATCCGGTCGGTCGCGCCGGATTGCTGGCATTGCAGGCGCATGACAATCGGCTGCAGGCGCGTCTGCTGGAGCATGAAGCGCTCCGGAAATCCGCGCGAGAAAGCCTGGCTGTGGCTGCCGGAGATTTGCCTTCGGGCTGGGCGCTTCGGTCGGAGAACCCAATGGATTTCGCCGATCGCTGCTTTCCGCAAGACATCGTAGAAGCGGAGGAGACGCCCTCGCTCGCCCTGCAGTCGGCGCTGGCTAACGCGGATGCCGCAAGGGCTCAGGCCGAGGGGTCCGAAAACGTGTTGCGGCCACAGGCCGGCGTATTTGGCGAAGCGCGTTACAACGCCGGTGCAAGGGGCGCCGCCGACTCCTATCAATTCGGTCTCTATTTCAAAATGAATCTCTATTCACCCGTCGAATCGGGCCTCAGCGCTGAAGCCCGGGCCAGGGCCGATGCCGCTGAAACGAGAGCTCGCGACGCGGCGCGTCGTGAAGCAGCGCAACGACGCAGTTATCGAGAAAGCCTCGTGGCATTGCGCAAGGGTCTGCTGCTGATCCAGGAGAACCAGCGCTTGCTGGCGCAACAAAGTCTTACAGCGCTGCGCTTGTATCGCGATGGCGCCATCACAGCGCTGCAGCTGGCGGATGCTCACTCCCGTCGAGCTGATGTACTTTTTGAACAAGCCAGAGTCGAACGCGAATACGTTCGCTTGCGCGCCGCACTCTATTTGTTGAACGGCGCAAACATCTCACAACGCCAGGAGAGTCAACCATGA
- a CDS encoding DUF2892 domain-containing protein: MYCARTDRWYLERAIWLVAGVITLGSAALSAFVSPYWLILTALVGVNLIVFALSGFCVMANLLVKLGLRSAVAPSA; encoded by the coding sequence ATGTACTGTGCCAGAACAGATCGTTGGTATCTGGAACGCGCCATCTGGTTGGTTGCCGGAGTGATTACCCTGGGCAGCGCCGCGTTGTCGGCATTTGTTAGTCCCTACTGGCTAATTCTGACGGCGCTGGTCGGGGTAAATCTGATTGTATTTGCCCTGAGCGGATTCTGCGTCATGGCCAATCTGCTGGTTAAGCTGGGTTTGCGATCCGCAGTAGCCCCGAGCGCCTGA
- a CDS encoding lysophospholipid acyltransferase family protein translates to MRRATADQAAPSAEPFEEDPEEVLAWRPTRKERFLFWLIPLIVDCMIRLLTLFGRTVEIGREHIESYRQNKRGFLYGIWHQAVLMVVHYHRGWGIYAMASASKDGEYIVRYMRRAGHYAIRGSSSRFGRRALKRLITLGRKGVPICIIPDGPRGPALELQGGIVTCAQITGLPIIPCHVEATREWVVEKAWDKHRIPKPFATLVVRWGPPIFLNREGGPETFEKNRLMVEAAMLDNLRQCQAEARRLAQRTSN, encoded by the coding sequence ATGAGGCGCGCCACTGCCGACCAAGCGGCGCCGAGCGCGGAACCATTCGAAGAAGATCCAGAGGAAGTTCTGGCGTGGCGACCGACGCGAAAGGAGCGATTCCTGTTCTGGCTCATCCCGCTTATCGTTGATTGCATGATCCGCCTGTTGACGCTGTTCGGAAGAACCGTGGAGATTGGGCGCGAGCACATTGAATCCTACCGGCAGAACAAGCGGGGCTTCCTCTACGGCATCTGGCACCAGGCGGTCTTGATGGTAGTACATTACCATCGAGGCTGGGGAATCTATGCCATGGCAAGCGCCTCGAAGGACGGCGAGTACATTGTCCGCTATATGCGGCGCGCCGGTCACTATGCAATCCGCGGTTCATCCTCGCGTTTTGGCCGTCGAGCCTTGAAACGGTTGATCACCCTGGGCCGAAAGGGCGTACCCATTTGCATCATTCCCGACGGTCCTCGCGGGCCGGCGCTGGAATTGCAGGGGGGCATCGTAACATGCGCTCAGATCACGGGGCTGCCCATAATCCCCTGCCACGTTGAGGCCACGCGCGAATGGGTTGTAGAAAAAGCCTGGGACAAGCATCGCATTCCCAAGCCTTTCGCCACCCTTGTGGTACGCTGGGGGCCGCCGATTTTTCTGAATCGAGAGGGCGGTCCGGAGACATTCGAAAAGAATCGCCTGATGGTAGAGGCAGCGATGCTTGATAATCTGCGCCAGTGCCAGGCGGAAGCCCGGCGTCTGGCCCAGCGTACTTCAAACTGA
- the prfB gene encoding peptide chain release factor 2 produces MAEYRNKTELLKAFEELRAEFQSRWKEHGIDALVHELGDLEIETARPDFWDRADRARDISMKKSEMERRAAPWRHLQQELSDFPDLVDLTLEEFQQDPRSAMESLSADFRTLEERFEELLLSEALSGSDDGRDAIVTISSGAGGTESQDWAEMLLRMYSRWLESRGFRTEILDYQDGEEAGIKSASLMVRGDHAFGNLKSENGVHRLVRISPFDSQKRRHTSFAAVHVTPDIEDSIDVQVEEKDLRVDTYRASGAGGQHINKTDSAIRITHIPSGIVVQCQNERSQHKNRSTAMKMLKARLYELERQKIQADIESRSGEKNDVSWGNQIRSYVFHPYKMVKDLRTQHETGDVEGVMNGNLDPFVKAFLKSSASGKPLKAVQEKDI; encoded by the coding sequence ATGGCCGAGTATCGCAATAAGACCGAACTGCTGAAAGCTTTCGAAGAACTGCGCGCCGAATTTCAGTCGCGCTGGAAAGAACACGGTATTGACGCCCTGGTGCATGAACTGGGCGATCTGGAAATTGAAACTGCACGTCCGGACTTCTGGGATCGCGCAGATCGCGCCCGCGACATTTCCATGAAGAAGTCAGAAATGGAGCGGCGCGCCGCTCCGTGGCGTCATTTGCAGCAGGAGCTCAGCGATTTCCCTGATCTGGTGGACCTGACGCTGGAGGAGTTTCAACAGGATCCGCGAAGCGCAATGGAGTCTCTTTCCGCAGACTTTCGAACGCTGGAGGAAAGATTTGAAGAGCTTTTACTCAGCGAAGCGCTTTCCGGCAGCGACGATGGCCGTGACGCGATTGTAACCATTTCTTCTGGCGCCGGCGGCACAGAGAGTCAGGATTGGGCGGAGATGTTACTGCGCATGTACTCGCGCTGGCTAGAGTCCCGCGGATTTCGTACTGAGATCCTGGACTATCAGGACGGAGAAGAGGCAGGGATCAAGTCGGCCTCGTTGATGGTACGCGGCGATCACGCCTTCGGAAATCTGAAATCCGAGAACGGGGTTCACCGTTTGGTTCGCATCTCGCCTTTTGACTCGCAAAAGCGCCGACACACCTCTTTTGCAGCGGTCCATGTGACGCCGGACATTGAAGATTCTATTGATGTTCAGGTGGAAGAGAAGGATCTGCGAGTGGATACTTATCGCGCGAGCGGCGCTGGCGGTCAGCACATTAACAAGACGGACTCGGCTATTCGCATCACACACATTCCGAGCGGAATCGTAGTACAGTGCCAGAATGAGCGATCGCAGCACAAGAATCGCAGCACAGCGATGAAAATGCTCAAGGCCCGCCTGTATGAACTGGAACGTCAGAAAATCCAGGCGGACATTGAGAGCCGCTCCGGCGAGAAGAACGACGTAAGCTGGGGCAACCAGATTCGCTCCTATGTTTTTCATCCTTACAAAATGGTCAAAGATCTGCGCACGCAGCATGAAACGGGCGATGTCGAAGGCGTTATGAATGGCAATCTGGATCCCTTTGTGAAGGCCTTTCTGAAATCGTCGGCCAGCGGAAAGCCGCTGAAGGCGGTGCAGGAGAAAGACATCTGA
- a CDS encoding 4-hydroxybutyrate CoA-transferase yields MHWKDWYKERTVSASTAVDCIQSGMRVFLDGNAALPRALTGALIERARHLSDIELNHLLVFGEDPFRDCSALRTNAWFLGPGVRKAVNEGRADYIPIFLSEIATLVRGGNWPIDVALVNVSPPDRYGFMSFGIEVSVTKPCAEAAKIVLAQVNPKMPRSLGDSFIHVNDVDYFVELEEAPLELPAGKCSDLEMEIGRHVAGLVEDGCTLQMGIGGIPNAVLACLGDKRDLGIHTEMFSDGVLPLLESGVINNQAKGLHRGKVIASFAMGSGELYQYMDNNPLFELHPSHYVNDPFIVSRNQKMRAINSALEVDLTGQVCADSIGEMIYSGIGGQVDFVRGASRSPGGKAIIALESTAKGGKLSRIKNHLTPGAGVVTSRGDIHYVVTEYGIADLFGKNLRQRAEALVSIAHPDFREQLRKESRWLNL; encoded by the coding sequence ATGCATTGGAAAGATTGGTATAAGGAACGCACCGTATCAGCCAGCACCGCCGTAGACTGCATTCAGAGTGGAATGCGCGTCTTCCTCGACGGCAACGCTGCGCTGCCGCGAGCCCTCACCGGCGCATTGATTGAACGCGCCCGGCATCTCAGCGATATCGAACTAAACCACCTCCTGGTATTTGGCGAGGATCCCTTCCGCGATTGCAGCGCGCTGCGCACCAATGCGTGGTTCCTCGGGCCGGGCGTTCGCAAGGCCGTCAATGAGGGACGGGCCGACTACATTCCAATCTTTTTGAGCGAAATCGCCACGCTCGTGCGCGGCGGCAACTGGCCAATCGACGTGGCCCTGGTAAATGTTTCGCCTCCCGATCGTTATGGCTTCATGAGTTTTGGCATCGAAGTCTCCGTGACCAAACCTTGCGCCGAAGCAGCAAAGATTGTGCTCGCCCAGGTAAATCCAAAGATGCCGCGCAGCCTTGGCGACAGCTTCATTCATGTTAACGACGTAGATTATTTTGTCGAACTTGAAGAAGCGCCTCTGGAGCTTCCCGCTGGCAAATGCAGCGATCTGGAAATGGAAATCGGCCGTCATGTTGCCGGGCTGGTAGAAGACGGCTGCACATTGCAGATGGGCATCGGCGGAATACCGAACGCCGTCCTGGCCTGTCTTGGCGATAAGCGCGACCTCGGTATTCACACCGAGATGTTTTCCGACGGCGTGCTACCGCTGCTGGAGTCTGGCGTTATCAACAATCAGGCAAAGGGTCTGCACCGCGGCAAGGTCATTGCCAGCTTCGCCATGGGATCCGGGGAACTCTATCAGTACATGGATAACAATCCGCTTTTTGAGCTCCATCCCAGTCACTATGTGAATGATCCCTTCATCGTGTCACGAAATCAAAAGATGCGGGCCATCAATTCGGCGCTGGAAGTCGACCTGACCGGGCAGGTCTGCGCTGACAGTATCGGCGAGATGATCTATAGCGGAATTGGCGGCCAGGTGGACTTCGTCCGGGGCGCCTCGCGATCGCCGGGTGGCAAAGCAATTATCGCCCTGGAATCGACAGCCAAAGGCGGCAAATTATCCCGGATCAAGAATCACCTGACGCCGGGCGCCGGCGTAGTCACCAGCCGCGGCGATATTCACTACGTGGTCACGGAATACGGCATCGCCGATCTGTTCGGCAAAAACCTGCGCCAGCGCGCCGAGGCCCTGGTTTCCATTGCTCATCCCGATTTTCGCGAACAATTGCGCAAGGAATCCCGTTGGTTGAATCTGTGA
- a CDS encoding HEAT repeat domain-containing protein: MIRFAASTERRAGMRKVIALNEQERQRFYPVLEEMASKDLDFAVRETAIRVLGEMRHRSSQAVFIAALRDENRDVIRAAVAALSHDPPAEAGAALEELARKEEYAENNQLLVSVINLLGELKRREMASFFKEKSDDPRTHSEIRLAITLFYGRAGAVEMKDHLLGVLRNEQLDPTTRSFAANALGRLGDRSVASPIREELNKIRALSNSRERAALSSFKLQLLGALVRLGDEEVNAEILAAARDDDGRVRLRAVRQIGEIRLQAARPLLEYIAANDSGPRIRAAARAAIKRLDGATGEDESDRDAPETSENSSASGAEGAP, translated from the coding sequence ATGATCCGCTTTGCGGCCTCTACCGAACGACGCGCGGGCATGCGCAAAGTAATCGCGCTCAACGAACAGGAACGGCAGCGCTTCTATCCTGTGCTGGAAGAAATGGCCAGCAAGGACCTCGATTTTGCCGTCCGTGAAACCGCAATACGCGTACTGGGTGAAATGCGACACCGATCGTCGCAGGCCGTCTTTATCGCTGCGCTGCGCGATGAGAACCGCGACGTGATCCGCGCCGCCGTCGCAGCGCTTTCACACGATCCGCCGGCCGAAGCCGGAGCTGCATTGGAGGAACTGGCCAGAAAGGAGGAGTACGCGGAAAACAATCAATTGCTGGTCAGCGTGATCAATCTTCTGGGAGAACTGAAGCGGCGCGAAATGGCGTCCTTCTTCAAGGAGAAATCAGACGATCCCCGCACTCATAGCGAGATACGACTGGCAATCACCCTGTTTTATGGCCGAGCCGGCGCCGTTGAAATGAAAGACCACCTGCTGGGCGTCCTGCGCAATGAGCAACTGGACCCAACAACGCGCAGCTTCGCTGCCAACGCGCTGGGACGACTGGGGGATCGCAGCGTAGCGTCCCCCATCCGCGAGGAACTGAACAAGATTCGGGCCCTTTCCAATTCCCGGGAGCGCGCTGCTTTAAGTTCATTCAAACTTCAGTTACTGGGCGCGCTGGTGCGCCTGGGGGACGAAGAAGTGAACGCCGAAATCCTCGCCGCAGCGCGCGACGATGATGGCCGAGTTCGATTGCGCGCCGTCCGCCAGATAGGAGAAATTCGTCTGCAGGCTGCGCGCCCGCTTCTGGAATACATTGCCGCCAACGATTCAGGCCCGCGGATCCGCGCGGCAGCCCGGGCTGCTATCAAGCGGCTCGACGGCGCCACTGGCGAAGACGAAAGCGATCGCGACGCGCCAGAAACATCAGAAAACAGCAGCGCTTCCGGCGCCGAGGGTGCGCCATGA
- a CDS encoding response regulator yields the protein MDKGFFVCVDDEVSVLETLREQLREHFGGSHEIEIASSAEEALQLIDDIEKSGGVVEVVITDQVMPGMKGDQFLEQINKTQVDCIKILLTGQAGLDNAIHAINYGGLNRYVEKPWNMDTLRRDIEELIARFRENIENQRLLNSLEQRVAMLEKENAALRTSP from the coding sequence ATGGACAAGGGATTCTTCGTCTGCGTTGATGACGAGGTCTCCGTTCTGGAGACGCTTCGCGAGCAGTTGCGCGAACATTTTGGCGGCAGTCATGAGATTGAAATTGCCTCCAGCGCCGAGGAGGCGTTGCAGCTGATCGACGACATAGAAAAATCCGGCGGCGTCGTGGAAGTGGTGATCACTGACCAGGTGATGCCGGGAATGAAGGGCGATCAGTTTCTGGAGCAGATCAATAAGACGCAGGTCGACTGCATCAAGATCTTGCTCACCGGTCAGGCTGGTTTAGACAATGCTATCCATGCCATCAACTACGGGGGCCTGAATCGCTATGTGGAAAAGCCCTGGAATATGGACACGCTCCGCCGCGATATTGAGGAACTTATCGCTCGCTTCCGCGAGAATATTGAAAACCAGCGTCTGCTCAATTCCCTGGAACAGCGTGTTGCCATGCTGGAAAAAGAGAACGCGGCGCTGCGCACCAGTCCATAG
- a CDS encoding CoA-binding protein, with amino-acid sequence MSHELIRLLRSKPPLALVGASNRPEKFGNIILKTMRARDYTILPINSAEKEIEGLQAFPNLTEAAQRSAIGLVVYVVPPPRTLRSLAEARSLGLLRVWIQPGASDAAVVDYLERNGFQFLVNACVMVEG; translated from the coding sequence ATGAGCCACGAATTGATTCGACTGCTGCGGAGCAAGCCGCCGCTGGCCCTGGTCGGCGCCAGCAACAGACCGGAAAAGTTTGGCAATATCATTCTGAAGACGATGCGAGCCCGCGACTACACTATTCTGCCAATCAATTCGGCAGAGAAAGAAATCGAAGGTCTGCAGGCCTTTCCAAATTTGACAGAAGCCGCGCAACGGTCCGCAATTGGATTGGTGGTGTATGTTGTGCCGCCTCCGCGAACATTGCGCAGTCTGGCGGAAGCGCGGTCGCTTGGGCTGCTGCGCGTCTGGATACAGCCAGGCGCCAGCGATGCTGCAGTTGTCGATTATCTGGAAAGGAACGGTTTTCAGTTCTTGGTGAACGCCTGTGTGATGGTCGAAGGCTGA
- the lipB gene encoding lipoyl(octanoyl) transferase LipB — protein sequence MNLKSNTMVRTIDMIASASPPLDYDRYLRLQQRLRRARRELFLICQHPPTITAGVQSRPQNLHLTDAELRRRGVKYAQIARGGDHTAHEPGQWIFYAHLDLRRRQLGFSEYFRMLLESVQQAVQHTWSLETFLDSDRPGLYSIDGRKLLSIGLDLKSFFSSHGLALNVKNSLSSFSAIAVCGHAELRPVSIEQLGGASDRIGDFTQRFLHCLAEALEFSTRDDQPSTITQAFTKN from the coding sequence ATGAACCTGAAGAGCAATACAATGGTGCGCACAATTGACATGATCGCCTCGGCTTCGCCGCCGCTGGACTACGATCGTTATCTGCGCCTGCAACAACGCTTGCGACGCGCTCGACGGGAGCTCTTTCTCATCTGCCAGCACCCGCCTACGATTACGGCCGGCGTGCAATCTCGGCCGCAAAACCTGCACCTTACCGACGCTGAACTACGTCGACGGGGCGTGAAATACGCGCAGATTGCCAGGGGCGGCGATCACACGGCCCATGAACCCGGCCAGTGGATCTTTTACGCGCATCTGGATTTGCGGCGCCGGCAGCTTGGATTCAGCGAGTATTTTCGAATGCTGCTGGAAAGCGTGCAGCAAGCCGTGCAACATACGTGGTCGCTGGAAACTTTTCTGGATTCAGACCGTCCCGGGCTCTACAGTATCGATGGCCGTAAACTGCTTTCGATTGGTCTGGATTTGAAGTCCTTTTTTTCCAGCCACGGTCTGGCTTTGAATGTTAAGAACTCGCTCTCCAGCTTTTCGGCAATTGCGGTATGCGGGCATGCCGAGCTACGGCCGGTCAGCATTGAGCAGTTGGGCGGAGCGTCGGATAGGATTGGCGACTTCACTCAGCGATTCCTGCATTGCCTGGCCGAGGCCCTGGAATTCTCCACTCGGGATGATCAGCCTTCGACCATCACACAGGCGTTCACCAAGAACTGA
- the truD gene encoding tRNA pseudouridine(13) synthase TruD — protein sequence MSEITAAIAYKIKVQADDFVVQEQWTLPLTEAGAFQAYQLTKSGWNTTDALHYAARHSGISYDRISYGGRKDRHATTTQLVTVEGDRPLQSPVNGFSLQYLGRSNSAMAPEYISGNAFRIVLRNIAPWQESILDENLGEVLRYGLPNYFDDQRFGAYDPKRGFLAAALLRGEIELALRIALTLRYPGEKKSARERKHILEARWGDWTACLAAAHTNLERRAFSMLLGRGKGRANVASLLSRDDLSMALSSLQSHLWNQAADRLVAANAPLSFLTAGKAGAYRFYRTLTSEAERAMQAQRLPAPGPGMGRLEAPVRQALDQALAEQKLTARHLEDATFRDVYLKSYERPLLLHPRDLKIGERMDDERYKKKRKATVEFILPRGSFGTMVIKRLTALRRAPSENPRHLRNEPEEQYNGAHN from the coding sequence ATGAGCGAAATCACAGCGGCCATTGCTTACAAGATCAAAGTCCAGGCGGACGACTTTGTTGTTCAGGAACAGTGGACCCTGCCGCTAACAGAAGCGGGCGCATTTCAGGCTTACCAACTGACCAAGTCGGGCTGGAATACGACAGATGCGCTGCATTATGCTGCTCGACATTCGGGCATCAGCTATGATCGAATCAGCTATGGCGGACGTAAGGATCGTCACGCGACAACAACGCAGCTGGTAACGGTGGAAGGCGACAGGCCGCTGCAGTCGCCAGTCAACGGTTTCTCGCTACAATACCTTGGAAGAAGCAATTCGGCAATGGCGCCGGAGTATATCAGTGGCAATGCATTTCGCATCGTGCTCAGAAATATTGCTCCCTGGCAGGAATCAATTCTTGACGAAAACCTCGGCGAAGTTCTGCGCTACGGGTTGCCAAATTATTTTGATGATCAGCGATTTGGCGCCTATGATCCAAAGCGCGGCTTTCTGGCCGCCGCCTTGCTGCGCGGCGAGATCGAACTCGCCTTGCGCATCGCTCTAACATTGCGCTATCCCGGCGAAAAGAAGTCTGCCAGAGAGCGAAAGCATATTCTTGAGGCGCGTTGGGGCGACTGGACCGCTTGCCTGGCAGCCGCCCATACCAACCTGGAACGTCGCGCTTTCAGCATGCTGTTGGGCAGGGGAAAGGGCCGGGCCAACGTGGCCTCATTGCTTTCACGGGATGATCTGAGTATGGCGCTTAGCTCGCTGCAATCGCATCTCTGGAATCAGGCTGCTGATCGTCTGGTGGCCGCCAACGCGCCGCTAAGTTTTCTGACGGCCGGAAAGGCAGGCGCCTACCGCTTCTATCGTACGCTGACGTCAGAAGCGGAGCGCGCTATGCAGGCGCAGCGACTGCCGGCGCCTGGGCCGGGGATGGGCAGACTGGAGGCGCCGGTACGGCAGGCTCTGGATCAGGCGCTGGCTGAGCAAAAGCTGACAGCCCGGCATTTGGAAGACGCGACATTCCGGGACGTATACTTGAAGTCTTACGAGCGCCCGTTATTGCTGCATCCCCGCGATCTCAAAATCGGGGAGCGGATGGATGACGAACGTTACAAGAAGAAACGGAAGGCAACCGTTGAATTTATCTTGCCGCGCGGTTCCTTTGGGACCATGGTAATCAAACGTTTGACAGCATTGCGGCGCGCTCCGTCAGAGAATCCGCGCCATCTACGCAATGAACCTGAAGAGCAATACAATGGTGCGCACAATTGA
- a CDS encoding glycosyltransferase family 39 protein produces MNFARIAPAAMKRGWILALLTAVWAAIYLLPGSQSAALLQQGDEPMHAATVQDTLRSGHWLLPQLNGEINYFKPPLLFWTATLLASLAGEQIFVLRLSSFLFTLLAAAGVAACVRLARQSLCQATIAALIYLSLFGVARFSRLLMMEQGMAASLIWTAFWILKAEGAGRIGAAAAAAFFAGVFSLAGLLLKGPVFCVYTTIVFCSVHSFAILRMPGKRFARRLRRTALQGIFLAMPLTIVCLSVWLIEPTDRVREALLHFLIFENLAKFGGQNQSEFRLLGGWLLYSLPWSPLLLGGWLFAFRGPILTRSRRLAAQLAVAVLLLTLLHFLPDRKDSYYVVPFLPAALTAAILQPTPRWPQWLWRAGWAGAFAIFLFHVGLLPILSRPLLPTAQAATIGSELCLVSRRAWDAYLIRMYYPRLSVWHASSAASTISCADGVRPILIAGPSRSQIPDGYHLQSKWPLWLRKSDASSSQMNLSALTETAGLFRPGPQP; encoded by the coding sequence ATGAATTTTGCCCGCATCGCTCCAGCTGCGATGAAGCGCGGCTGGATTCTGGCATTGCTGACGGCGGTCTGGGCCGCCATCTACTTGCTGCCGGGTAGCCAGAGCGCTGCTCTGCTGCAGCAGGGCGATGAGCCGATGCACGCTGCAACTGTCCAGGATACATTGCGCTCGGGGCATTGGCTTCTGCCACAGCTGAATGGCGAAATCAACTACTTCAAGCCGCCGCTGCTATTCTGGACGGCCACACTTCTGGCATCCCTGGCCGGGGAGCAAATCTTCGTATTGCGTCTATCATCCTTTCTTTTCACATTGCTGGCGGCCGCTGGCGTCGCCGCCTGCGTACGTCTTGCCCGTCAGTCGTTGTGTCAGGCAACAATTGCTGCATTGATCTATCTGTCGCTCTTTGGCGTAGCACGCTTTTCGCGCCTGCTGATGATGGAGCAAGGCATGGCGGCCAGTCTGATCTGGACCGCATTCTGGATCCTGAAAGCTGAGGGCGCCGGAAGAATTGGCGCGGCGGCGGCTGCAGCATTCTTTGCCGGTGTATTTTCGCTCGCCGGTCTCCTCCTTAAGGGTCCGGTATTTTGCGTCTATACAACCATTGTCTTTTGCAGTGTTCACTCCTTTGCCATCTTGCGAATGCCCGGCAAGCGATTCGCTCGGCGCCTGCGGCGGACGGCTCTCCAGGGAATCTTTTTGGCCATGCCTTTGACAATTGTTTGCTTGAGCGTGTGGCTTATCGAGCCAACAGATCGCGTGCGCGAGGCCTTATTGCACTTTCTCATATTCGAGAATCTTGCAAAATTTGGCGGACAAAACCAGTCGGAGTTCCGGCTGCTGGGCGGGTGGCTGCTGTATTCGCTGCCCTGGAGCCCGCTATTGCTTGGCGGCTGGCTGTTCGCGTTTCGCGGCCCGATTTTGACTCGCTCCCGAAGGCTGGCCGCACAATTGGCTGTTGCCGTTCTATTGCTTACATTGCTGCATTTTTTGCCGGACCGAAAGGATAGCTACTATGTTGTTCCCTTTCTGCCGGCGGCGCTGACGGCAGCAATTCTCCAACCGACGCCTCGCTGGCCGCAATGGCTCTGGCGGGCAGGATGGGCGGGAGCGTTTGCTATCTTCCTCTTTCACGTAGGTCTCCTTCCAATACTTTCTCGTCCGTTGCTCCCGACGGCGCAAGCTGCGACAATTGGCAGCGAACTCTGTCTTGTCAGCCGCCGCGCCTGGGATGCGTACCTGATTCGAATGTACTATCCCCGGCTTAGCGTCTGGCATGCATCCTCGGCAGCCAGCACGATCAGCTGCGCCGATGGCGTTCGACCAATTCTAATTGCTGGGCCAAGCCGCAGCCAGATTCCGGATGGATACCATCTGCAATCGAAGTGGCCGCTCTGGTTGCGCAAAAGCGATGCTTCAAGCTCGCAGATGAATCTTTCAGCCTTAACGGAGACAGCCGGATTGTTTCGACCGGGACCTCAGCCATGA